The following DNA comes from Candidatus Dormiibacterota bacterium.
GGCTTCCGCGTGCCGCTCATCGTGATCTCGCCGTACGCAAAGCTCGGCTACGTCTCACACGTGCAGCATGAGTTCGGCAGCATCCTGCACTTCACGGAGCGCGTCTTCGGGCTCGGGTCGCTCGGCTACACCGACGCGCGCGCCGACGATCTCTCGGACTGCTTCGATTTCGCGCAGGCGCCGCAACCGTTCTTCAGGATCGACGCGCCGTTCTCGGCCGACTACTTCGAAAGCCTCCCGCCGGATCATCAGTCGCCCGACGACGACTACTGACGACACTGCGAACGAGCTGAATGCGAGAAGGGCTCCGGCGACTGCCGGAGCCCTTCGTTCTTTCCTTTTCGTCCCGTGCGGACGTTACATCATGTCGCCGTAGCCGCCCATGCCGCCGCCGGCCATCGCCGGTTCTTTCTTCGGCTCGGGCTTGTCGGCGACGAGCGTCTCCGTCGTCAGGATGAGCGCGCCGATCGACGCGGCGTTTTGCAGCGCAGAGCGCGTCACCTTGAACGGCTCGACGATGCCCGCCTTGAACATGTCGACGAGATTGCCCGTCATCGCGTCGAAGCCTTGCGGCGCCGTCTTTTCCTTGACGCTGTTGACGACGACCGAGCCTTCGAAGCCCGCGTTATGCGCGATCTGCTTGAGCGGCTCTTCGAGCGCCTTCTTCACGATGTCGATGCCGATCTTCTCGTCGGCCCACGTCGTGGAGTGGCCGTTTGCCTTGGGCCCGCGTGCGGCGAGGTGCTTGTCGATCGCTTTGATCGCGTGCACCAGCGAGCTGCCGCCGCCGGGGATCATTCCCTCTTGCACGGCTGCACGCGTCGCCGAGAGCGCATCCTCGATACGATGCTTCTTCTCTTTGAGCTCCGTCTCGGTTGCCGCGCCGACCTGCACGACCGCGACGCCGCCCGACAGCTTCGCGAGCCGCTCTTGCAGCTTCTCGCGGTCGAAGTCCGAGTCGGTGTCCTCGATCTGCTTTTTGATCATCTCAATGCGGCCTTTGATGTCGGCCTGCTTGCCGGCACCGTCGACGATCGTGGTCTCTTCCTTCGTCACCGTGACGCGCTTCGCGCGCCCCAGCTGATCCGGCGTGACCTTGTCGAGCTTGAGGCCGAGCTCTTCGGAGATGACCGTTGCGCCGGTGAGCGTGGCGATGTCCTTAAGCATCTCCTTGCGACGATCGCCGAAGCCCGGTGCCTTCACCGCAACGGACGTGAACGTTCCGCGCAGTTTGTTCACGACGAGCGTCGCGAGTGCTTCGCCCTCGACGTCTTCAGCGATGATGAGGAGCGGTTTTTGGACCTGCACGACCTTCTCGAGCAGCGGCAAGATGTCGGCGATTGCCGAGACCTTGCGCTCGGTCACGAGGATGAAGGGATCGTCGAGCACGGCCTCCATGCGCTCGCTGTCGGTGACCATGTACGGCGAGATGTAGCCCTTGTCGAACTGCATGCCGTCTTTGGTCTCGACCTCGGTCTTGAGCGTCTTCGACTCCTCGACCGTGATCACGCCGTCTTTACCGACCTTTTCCATCGCTTCCGCGATGAAGTTGCCGATCTCCGGATCGTTCGCGGAGATCGAGGCGACCTGCGCGATCTTCTCTTTCGAGTCGACCTTTTGCACGTAGCTTTCCATCTCTTTGACTGCGACATCGACGGCCTCGGTGATGCCGTGCTTGATCTGCAGCGGGTTGCTGCCCGCGGTCACGTTGCGCAGCCCTTCGCGAATGATCGCCTGGGCAAGGACGGTTGCGGTCGTGGTACCGTCGCCCGCG
Coding sequences within:
- the groL gene encoding chaperonin GroEL (60 kDa chaperone family; promotes refolding of misfolded polypeptides especially under stressful conditions; forms two stacked rings of heptamers to form a barrel-shaped 14mer; ends can be capped by GroES; misfolded proteins enter the barrel where they are refolded when GroES binds), coding for MAAKQIVFDENARRALERGANILADAVRVTLGPKGRNVVLDKKFGSPTVTNDGVTIAKEIELSDAFENMGAQLVKEVASKTNDVAGDGTTTATVLAQAIIREGLRNVTAGSNPLQIKHGITEAVDVAVKEMESYVQKVDSKEKIAQVASISANDPEIGNFIAEAMEKVGKDGVITVEESKTLKTEVETKDGMQFDKGYISPYMVTDSERMEAVLDDPFILVTERKVSAIADILPLLEKVVQVQKPLLIIAEDVEGEALATLVVNKLRGTFTSVAVKAPGFGDRRKEMLKDIATLTGATVISEELGLKLDKVTPDQLGRAKRVTVTKEETTIVDGAGKQADIKGRIEMIKKQIEDTDSDFDREKLQERLAKLSGGVAVVQVGAATETELKEKKHRIEDALSATRAAVQEGMIPGGGSSLVHAIKAIDKHLAARGPKANGHSTTWADEKIGIDIVKKALEEPLKQIAHNAGFEGSVVVNSVKEKTAPQGFDAMTGNLVDMFKAGIVEPFKVTRSALQNAASIGALILTTETLVADKPEPKKEPAMAGGGMGGYGDMM